One Vanessa atalanta chromosome 6, ilVanAtal1.2, whole genome shotgun sequence genomic window carries:
- the LOC125064487 gene encoding zinc finger CCHC domain-containing protein 8 isoform X1, whose product MAKRKAGVNDIVFELDNDDIEISSDDDAKEPKKGRLGTENVKKSCENKSTSDRECVEVISIDSSEEIFSEVEPLSKVNNGGKIPSEKTLIKTNFNVKSDTNNIHIKQSKLDNCRNPGKDCLNTIILDNDIVVDSPASNSDLGVVGCENRTPLISVRFKDKKLAHVYKKKVKGFLINLLKSRSDEKINDIHESDNELDIWPEDLVDEDCNKEEIPNPIDDGLFFVDTEPCDDKHIEIPKYSQNSAVISNKVEEESPPVSLRRRQICFNCDGEHQLRECPLPRDNQRIAENRKAFPAKVGRYHVEDDQKYGHLVPGRISSTLRNALGLKRYELPLHIYRMRLLGYPPGWLEEARISHSGITMFDSTGTAILDPEEEEGEVCEPGSKDKFDIKKILDFPGFNVSASSQYVEEGHLFGLPPMSEQDSKMIMLQTLAPNAVKAYKRKKLLLFPTSNNTSLQGQAEMELDSDDEVVFPLIPPLPDEEPPSVEPPPPPPPLPPPEDKVESVSPNKPSNNKTSTSDRSSSIAKKKHSSNEKIDLETSSDVEVIEVLQVNDIPVPEDDLITIDEDFDVSSTSPTSSGRQSPTLDDLEKKKRLLLNALKSDIVPVVEATIDLSESIETEESVSEADSASVTEIEESKGSLEKEQLNDAKKEVDRDDGNSESGKQRSSVDVTESLIETNEVAISPARKTDPNVEIIKQNIDKDKSVTKEHSINNDNTIDEQHTSKSIEVPKSSKSDTGETEIIEQCNETKDNQVTPVPSVSHVNDPDKSVKTPNSKAGQVKTTQYGTPVINVASTYMKLPSEDKFSKDICDVINFENLPNSTGKFKQISTLLKKVKSVVDMIQDS is encoded by the exons ATGGCTAAAAGAAAAGCAGGCGTTAATGATATCGTTTTTGAATTAGATAATGATGACATTGAAATAAGTAGTGACGATGATGCTAAAGAACCGAAAAAGGGTCGACTTGGAACTGAAAACGTTAAGAAATCTTGCGAAAATAAAAGTACAAGTGACCGTGAATGTGTTGAAGTTATTAGTATTGATAGTTCTGAAGAAATTTTTTCAGAAGTAGAACCGCTAAGCAAAGTTAATAATGGAGGGAAAATACCTTCcgaaaaaacattaataaaaaccaaCTTTAACGTAAAAAGTGACacaaataacatacatattaaacaatCGAAATTAGATAATTGTCGAAACCCCGGGAAAGATTGCTTAAATACGATAATATTAGACAATGATATAGTTGTTGATTCACCTGCTTCTAACAGTGATTTGGGTGTTGTCGGTTGTGAAAATAGGACACCGTTAATATCAGTGCGttttaaagacaaaaaattagctcatgtatataaaaaaaaggtaaaaggcTTTCTAATTAACCTTTTAAAATCAAGGAGTGatgaaaaaattaatgatatacatGAATCTGATAATGAACTTGATATTTGGCCAGAGGACTTGGTAGATGAGGACTGTAATAAAGAGGAAATACCTAATCCAATAGATGATGGTTTGTTCTTTGTGGACACAGAACCTTGTGATGATAAGCACATAGAAATACCCAAATATAGTCAG aattCAGCAGTCATATCAAACAAAGTTGAAGAAGAAAGTCCTCCGGTGTCATTAAGGAGGCGACAAATATGTTTCAATTGTGATGGTGAACACCAGCTCAGAGAATGCCCCTTACCCAGAGATAACCAGAGAATAGCTGAGAACAGGAAAGCTTTTCCTGCTAAAGTGGG ACGTTACCATGTGGAAGATGACCAAAAGTATGGACACTTAGTTCCTGGTAGGATATCATCTACACTGAGGAATGCATTGGGACTGAAGAGATATGAACTGCCGTTACATATCTATCGCATGAGGTTATTGGGTTATCCACCTGGATGGTTAGAAGAGGCTCGTATATCACATTCTGGGATCACAATGTTTGACTCCACT GGTACTGCAATCTTGGATCCTGAAGAAGAGGAAGGTGAAGTTTGCGAACCAGGTTCTAAAGACAAATTTGATATAAAGAAGATACTAGACTTTCCCGGTTTCAATGTTTCCGCCAGTTCGCAGTATGTAGag GAAGGACATCTGTTCGGTCTGCCGCCTATGTCGGAGCAGGACAGTAAGATGATAATGCTACAAACATTAGCTCCTAATGCCGTGAAGGCATACAAGCGCAAGAAATTGCTTTTGTTCCCTACATCTAATAATACCTCCTTGCAAGGACAGGCTGAAATGGAATTGGACAGTGACGATG AGGTTGTATTTCCCTTAATTCCTCCTTTACCTGATGAAGAACCTCCATCAGTAGAGCCTCCACCACCTCCACCACCATTGCCACCTCCAGAAGACAAAGTTGAATCTGTTTCACCTAACAAGCCATCCAATAACAAAACATCAACTAGTGACAGAAGTTCATCTATTGCTAAGAAAAAACATTCAAGCAATGAAAAGATAGATTTGGAGACGTCCAGCGACGTGGAAGTTATAGAAGTGCTTCAAGTAAATGATATACCAGTGCCAGAAGATGATTTGATCACCATTGATGAAGATTTTGATGTAAgt tCTACGTCTCCAACAAGCAGCGGTCGACAAAGTCCAACCCTTGATGATTTAGAGAAAAAGAAAAGACTTCTTTTGAATGCACTCAAATCTGACATTGTACCAGTCGTCGAAGCAACTATTGACCTCTCAGAATCAATTGAAACGGAGGAAAGTGTAAGTGAAGCTGATAGCGCTAGTGTTACAGAAATCGAAGAATCGAAGGGATCACTAGAAAAGGAACAACTAAATGACGCGAAAAAAGAAGTTGATAGAGATGACGGAAATAGCGAATCCGGAAAACAAAGATCATCAGTAGATGTAACTGAGAGTTTAATTGAAACTAATGAGGTTGCAATTTCTCCAGCACGAAAAACCGACCcaaatgttgaaataattaaacaaaatattgacaAAGACAAAAGTGTTACGAAAGAACATAGTATTAACAATGACAATACTATAGACGAGCAACACACTTCAAAATCTATAGAAGTTCCAAAATCGTCTAAATCTGATACCGGTGAGACGGAAATTATAGAGCAATGCAACGAAACAAAAGACAATCAAGTGACTCCCGTCCCTTCAGTATCACACGTAAATGACCCAGATAAGAGTGTAAAGACACCAAACTCAAAGGCAGGTCAAGTCAAAACCACACAGTATGGTACACCAGTTATAAATGTCGCTTCGACATACATGAAATTGCCTAGTGAAGATAAGTTTTCCAAAGATATTTGTGACgtcattaattttgaaaatcttCCAAACTCAACTGGTAAGTTCAAGCAAATCAGTACTTTGCTTAAGAAAGTTAAATCTGTAGTGGATATGATACAGGATTCATGA
- the LOC125064487 gene encoding zinc finger CCHC domain-containing protein 8 isoform X2 yields MAKRKAGVNDIVFELDNDDIEISSDDDAKEPKKGRLGTENVKKSCENKSTSDRECVEVISIDSSEEIFSEVEPLSKVNNGGKIPSEKTLIKTNFNVKSDTNNIHIKQSKLDNCRNPGKDCLNTIILDNDIVVDSPASNSDLGVVGCENRTPLISVRFKDKKLAHVYKKKVKGFLINLLKSRSDEKINDIHESDNELDIWPEDLVDEDCNKEEIPNPIDDGLFFVDTEPCDDKHIEIPKYSQNSAVISNKVEEESPPVSLRRRQICFNCDGEHQLRECPLPRDNQRIAENRKAFPAKVGRYHVEDDQKYGHLVPGRISSTLRNALGLKRYELPLHIYRMRLLGYPPGWLEEARISHSGITMFDSTGTAILDPEEEEGEVCEPGSKDKFDIKKILDFPGFNVSASSQYVEEGHLFGLPPMSEQDSKMIMLQTLAPNAVKAYKRKKLLLFPTSNNTSLQGQAEMELDSDDEVVFPLIPPLPDEEPPSVEPPPPPPPLPPPEDKVESVSPNKPSNNKTSTSDRSSSIAKKKHSSNEKIDLETSSDVEVIEVLQVNDIPVPEDDLITIDEDFDSTSPTSSGRQSPTLDDLEKKKRLLLNALKSDIVPVVEATIDLSESIETEESVSEADSASVTEIEESKGSLEKEQLNDAKKEVDRDDGNSESGKQRSSVDVTESLIETNEVAISPARKTDPNVEIIKQNIDKDKSVTKEHSINNDNTIDEQHTSKSIEVPKSSKSDTGETEIIEQCNETKDNQVTPVPSVSHVNDPDKSVKTPNSKAGQVKTTQYGTPVINVASTYMKLPSEDKFSKDICDVINFENLPNSTGKFKQISTLLKKVKSVVDMIQDS; encoded by the exons ATGGCTAAAAGAAAAGCAGGCGTTAATGATATCGTTTTTGAATTAGATAATGATGACATTGAAATAAGTAGTGACGATGATGCTAAAGAACCGAAAAAGGGTCGACTTGGAACTGAAAACGTTAAGAAATCTTGCGAAAATAAAAGTACAAGTGACCGTGAATGTGTTGAAGTTATTAGTATTGATAGTTCTGAAGAAATTTTTTCAGAAGTAGAACCGCTAAGCAAAGTTAATAATGGAGGGAAAATACCTTCcgaaaaaacattaataaaaaccaaCTTTAACGTAAAAAGTGACacaaataacatacatattaaacaatCGAAATTAGATAATTGTCGAAACCCCGGGAAAGATTGCTTAAATACGATAATATTAGACAATGATATAGTTGTTGATTCACCTGCTTCTAACAGTGATTTGGGTGTTGTCGGTTGTGAAAATAGGACACCGTTAATATCAGTGCGttttaaagacaaaaaattagctcatgtatataaaaaaaaggtaaaaggcTTTCTAATTAACCTTTTAAAATCAAGGAGTGatgaaaaaattaatgatatacatGAATCTGATAATGAACTTGATATTTGGCCAGAGGACTTGGTAGATGAGGACTGTAATAAAGAGGAAATACCTAATCCAATAGATGATGGTTTGTTCTTTGTGGACACAGAACCTTGTGATGATAAGCACATAGAAATACCCAAATATAGTCAG aattCAGCAGTCATATCAAACAAAGTTGAAGAAGAAAGTCCTCCGGTGTCATTAAGGAGGCGACAAATATGTTTCAATTGTGATGGTGAACACCAGCTCAGAGAATGCCCCTTACCCAGAGATAACCAGAGAATAGCTGAGAACAGGAAAGCTTTTCCTGCTAAAGTGGG ACGTTACCATGTGGAAGATGACCAAAAGTATGGACACTTAGTTCCTGGTAGGATATCATCTACACTGAGGAATGCATTGGGACTGAAGAGATATGAACTGCCGTTACATATCTATCGCATGAGGTTATTGGGTTATCCACCTGGATGGTTAGAAGAGGCTCGTATATCACATTCTGGGATCACAATGTTTGACTCCACT GGTACTGCAATCTTGGATCCTGAAGAAGAGGAAGGTGAAGTTTGCGAACCAGGTTCTAAAGACAAATTTGATATAAAGAAGATACTAGACTTTCCCGGTTTCAATGTTTCCGCCAGTTCGCAGTATGTAGag GAAGGACATCTGTTCGGTCTGCCGCCTATGTCGGAGCAGGACAGTAAGATGATAATGCTACAAACATTAGCTCCTAATGCCGTGAAGGCATACAAGCGCAAGAAATTGCTTTTGTTCCCTACATCTAATAATACCTCCTTGCAAGGACAGGCTGAAATGGAATTGGACAGTGACGATG AGGTTGTATTTCCCTTAATTCCTCCTTTACCTGATGAAGAACCTCCATCAGTAGAGCCTCCACCACCTCCACCACCATTGCCACCTCCAGAAGACAAAGTTGAATCTGTTTCACCTAACAAGCCATCCAATAACAAAACATCAACTAGTGACAGAAGTTCATCTATTGCTAAGAAAAAACATTCAAGCAATGAAAAGATAGATTTGGAGACGTCCAGCGACGTGGAAGTTATAGAAGTGCTTCAAGTAAATGATATACCAGTGCCAGAAGATGATTTGATCACCATTGATGAAGATTTTGAT tCTACGTCTCCAACAAGCAGCGGTCGACAAAGTCCAACCCTTGATGATTTAGAGAAAAAGAAAAGACTTCTTTTGAATGCACTCAAATCTGACATTGTACCAGTCGTCGAAGCAACTATTGACCTCTCAGAATCAATTGAAACGGAGGAAAGTGTAAGTGAAGCTGATAGCGCTAGTGTTACAGAAATCGAAGAATCGAAGGGATCACTAGAAAAGGAACAACTAAATGACGCGAAAAAAGAAGTTGATAGAGATGACGGAAATAGCGAATCCGGAAAACAAAGATCATCAGTAGATGTAACTGAGAGTTTAATTGAAACTAATGAGGTTGCAATTTCTCCAGCACGAAAAACCGACCcaaatgttgaaataattaaacaaaatattgacaAAGACAAAAGTGTTACGAAAGAACATAGTATTAACAATGACAATACTATAGACGAGCAACACACTTCAAAATCTATAGAAGTTCCAAAATCGTCTAAATCTGATACCGGTGAGACGGAAATTATAGAGCAATGCAACGAAACAAAAGACAATCAAGTGACTCCCGTCCCTTCAGTATCACACGTAAATGACCCAGATAAGAGTGTAAAGACACCAAACTCAAAGGCAGGTCAAGTCAAAACCACACAGTATGGTACACCAGTTATAAATGTCGCTTCGACATACATGAAATTGCCTAGTGAAGATAAGTTTTCCAAAGATATTTGTGACgtcattaattttgaaaatcttCCAAACTCAACTGGTAAGTTCAAGCAAATCAGTACTTTGCTTAAGAAAGTTAAATCTGTAGTGGATATGATACAGGATTCATGA
- the LOC125064488 gene encoding small integral membrane protein 14, with protein sequence MGDEMDPCECLWNHELAMRRLISLLRQGQSYCTDNECLDDQMPGLPRPESAGNSFLVMFLMMALAVAMYMMRPRRNQIEDAAKPMPNPQDRDGAPPTPPRI encoded by the exons ATGGGCGATGAAATGGACCCGTGTGAATGCCTCTGGAACCACGAGTTGGCAATGCGACGGCTCATCTCGTTG CTTCGCCAAGGCCAGTCTTACTGTACAGACAATGAATGCCTGGACGACCAAATGCCAGGGTTGCCGAGACCGGAATCTGCCGGCAACAGTTTTCTCGTCATGTTCTTGATGATGGCACTCGCTGTAGCTATGTACATGATGCGCCCGCGCCGCAACCAGATAGAGGACGCCGCTAAACCGATGCCTAATCCTCAG GACCGAGATGGCGCTCCACCTACGCCTccaagaatttaa